The window ATTTCGCCGACCCGGACGCTGGCCTTCGCGGGTCCGGACTCGATCTCGCCGTCGACGGAGTCCCAGTCGACGAACCGTTCGACGACCGCTTCCGGGGAGTCCGTCGCCGCGAGCACGTCCACGTCGCCGATCGTCTCGCGCCACCGGCGGATCGAGCCCGCGACTTCACAGCGATCGACTTCCTCGAGGGATTCGAGGAAGGCGAGTACGTCGTCGGCGAGCGGGCGTCCCTCGCCGAGCAGGTAGCGCTGGCCGACCTGGCGGGCGAACTCGAGGTTGTCCCGGATGTTCTGCTCGGTCTTGGGGCCGAACCCCTTGACTTCCTGGATCTCGCCGTTCTCGGCGGCCTCTTCGAGGTCGTCTAAGGTCTCGATCCCGAGTTCGCGGTACAGTTTGCCGGCCGTCTTCGGGCCGACGCCCTCGACGCGGGTGATGTCGGCGATGTCGATCGGCAACTCGGCGCGCAGTTCCTCGAGTTCGTCGATCGACCCGGTCTCGACGTACTCGACGATCTTCGAGGCGATGGCGTCGCCGACGCCGTCGATGTCCTCGATGGCGTCGCGGTCGCCCTCGGCGACGTAGTCGGCGATCGGCGTCGGGTGCGAGCGGACGTTTTCGGCCGCGCGCCGGTACGCCCGGGGTTTGTACTCGACGTCGTCGGCCTCGAGCAGGTCGGCGAACTCCTCGAACCGGCCGGCGATTTCGGCGTTGGTCGCCATCGGTATCACCGACCCCTCCGTTTGCCCTGATCGTCGTCCTGACCCAGGGCTTTCTTCAGGAACGACATCCAGCGTTTGCGATCCTGGGCCTGCTTTGCCTTCTGCTCGCGCTCGATGTCGGTCGGCCCCAGGCTCTCCAGGGCGTTCAGCGCGCGGTCGATCCCGATGATGCTGCCGGCGAGTTCCTCGCCCCTCTCGCGGGAGATATCCCCCTCTTCGATCCGCTCGAGGCGCTCGAGCCGTTCGCGTCGCAGGTTCCGTTTGGCCTGCTCGACGCGGTCGCGCTCCCCGGGCGGGACCGTCTCGCGGCGCTTGATCTCGAAGACGAAGGTTCGGAGATCGATCTCCTCGCCCTGGACCTCGATGGTCTCCGGGATGTCCGCGCCGACGGTCGCGCCCTCACGCTCGACGCGCTCGAGCAGTTGCTTGCGCTCGTACTCTTGCACGCCTCGATATGGGGTCCGGGGAGCCAAAAGTGTACAGTCCGTCGAGCGCTACCGGCGGGCGCTGGATGTCCCCGAGTGTCGGCTCTCGCCGGCCGTTACCGGACCCGATGGCCGTCGACCCCGAGTCCTGAGACGGAACCCCAAATCCCTTGACGACTCCCCCCTTACCTCAGCCCAATGGCCCAGTGCGACGTGTGTGGGAAAGACGACAATATGCCGTACAACTGTCGGCACTGCGGCGGCACCTACTGTGCCGACCATCGGCTCCCGGAGAACCACAACTGCTCCGGGCTCGAGAACTGGAACGACCCCAGCGGCGTCTTCGGGAGCGGCTTCGACGACAGCGTCCAGACCGGAAGCAGCTCGGGGACGTCGAAATCGACGGCAGCGAAGGCGCTCGATAAACTGCCGATCGACACGGGTCCCGGCGGCCCGCTGGCGTACTTCCGCGGGAACATGACGTATACCCTTCTGGCGGTGATGTGGGTCACGTTCCTGCTCCAGTGGGTCACGCTCCTGGTCGGGGGTGCAGTCGTCCACCGGACGCTGTTCATCCTGTCGCCACAGAACCCAGAGTACGTCTGGACGTGGGTAACGTCCGTCTTCGCCCACGATCCGAGCAACATCTTCCACATCGTCTTCAACAGCATCGTGATATTCTTCTTCGGCCCCATCGTCGAGCGCTACGTCGGGTCGAAGAAGTTCGCGATCCTGTTCGTCGTCAGCGGCGCGCTCGCCGGCCTCGCACAGACGGCGATCCAGATCGGGCAGGGGTACGCGGCGATACCGGGCATCGGCGGCGTTCTCGGCGCCAGCGGTGCCGCACTGGCGATCATGGGCGTCATCACCATCCTGAACCCGAACCTCCGGGTCTACCTGATGTTCATGATCCCGATGCCGCTCTGGGTGCTGACCGCCGGTATCGCCGTCGTCAGCGTCTTCTTCGTCGGCGTCGGCGGCGGTGGAAACATCGCCCACGCGGCCCACCTCGTCGGGCTGCTCGTCGGACTCGGCTACGGCGAGTACATCAAGCGAACGAAAAACGTCCGTACGCCGAACCAGTTCCAGTTGGGCGGCGGACCGGGCGGCCCCGGTGGACCGGGTGGGCCCGGCGGTCCCGGTGGCGGTCGCCGCCGCTTCTGACCCGTTGGCACCGGGCCGGTCGCCGCTCGCCAGCCGCCGCTTACCGCTCGTTCGTTCGCTCGTTCGCTCGTTCGCTCGTTCGCAACCCGACCACTGATTTTCCCGCACCGTCAACGCTGCTCCTATGAGCGCACCCCGTTCCGACCTCGCTCCCGAACCCGGCCTCTCCCGCCGGGAGATGGAACGCCTCCAGCGGGAGATCGCCGACGCCGCCGTCTTCGAGGACGACTTCCCGTTCGATCCGGCCGCAATAACGAACCCGCTCGAGGCCAGCGCGAACGCGGCCGCTTCCGACCTCGAGACCCCGGAGGCCGCCGAGCGCGCTGACCCGCCGATCGTCGCCGGCGTCGACCAGTCGTTTCTCGACGACGACCGGGCGCTTTCCGCCGTCGTCGCGACTCGCGCCGGCGAGGTGATCGAACGCGTCCACGCGGTCACTCCCCTCGAGATCCCCTACGTTCCCGGGCTGCTCGCGTTCCGCGAGGGCGGGCCGATCCTGGCGGCGCTCGAGGAGTTGTCGGTCTCCCC of the Halobiforma lacisalsi AJ5 genome contains:
- a CDS encoding DUF5788 family protein, encoding MQEYERKQLLERVEREGATVGADIPETIEVQGEEIDLRTFVFEIKRRETVPPGERDRVEQAKRNLRRERLERLERIEEGDISRERGEELAGSIIGIDRALNALESLGPTDIEREQKAKQAQDRKRWMSFLKKALGQDDDQGKRRGR
- a CDS encoding rhomboid family intramembrane serine protease translates to MAQCDVCGKDDNMPYNCRHCGGTYCADHRLPENHNCSGLENWNDPSGVFGSGFDDSVQTGSSSGTSKSTAAKALDKLPIDTGPGGPLAYFRGNMTYTLLAVMWVTFLLQWVTLLVGGAVVHRTLFILSPQNPEYVWTWVTSVFAHDPSNIFHIVFNSIVIFFFGPIVERYVGSKKFAILFVVSGALAGLAQTAIQIGQGYAAIPGIGGVLGASGAALAIMGVITILNPNLRVYLMFMIPMPLWVLTAGIAVVSVFFVGVGGGGNIAHAAHLVGLLVGLGYGEYIKRTKNVRTPNQFQLGGGPGGPGGPGGPGGPGGGRRRF